GCGCGGCGGGGACACCGACGATTTGTTCGCCGCACTGTGCCAAGCGAGCACCCCGGAAGGCGAGCGCTTCTCCGACGACGATGTCATCAATCACATGATTTTTCTGATGATGGCCGCCCACGACACGTCGACGATCACCACGACCGCTGTCGCATATTTTCTCGCCAAACACCCCGAGTGGCAGGAGGCTGCAGCGGCCGAAGCTGACGCCATAGGTGACGGGCTTCCCGATATCGAAGCTCTCGATCGCATGGAAGTTATCGATCTTGTCCTTAAAGAGTCGTTGCGGCTGCTCGCGCCCGTACCGCTGGTGATGCGCAAAACCGTCCGCGACGCAGCCATCGACGGCTATCACATTCCTGCCGACACCATGTGTGCAGTGACCCCAGCGGTGAATCATTTTGATCGCGCAATCTGGCGCAACCCTGACCGCTTCGACCCATCCCGCTTCGACGAACCACGACGTGAGGATCAAGCACACCGATTCGGATGGGTGCCGTTCGGCGGCGGAGCGCACAAATGCATCGGCATGCAGTTCGGCACGCTCGAAGTGAAGGCCATCCTGCACCGCATGCTGCGCACCTACACCTGGACGGTCCCGTCGGGCTACGACATACGTTGGGACAACACCTCGTTGCCCATTCCCGTCGATGGGCTACCGCTGAATTTGCGGCGCCGATGAGCGCCGGCCACACCCGCAATCTCCAACCGACAGAATTCCTCGATTGGCAACACGAGGCGGTTCAAGACTTCGCCGCCACCGCCACCCGCGGCGCGCACAGCGAAACCGACAGGGCCATCGCCCTTTTCACCAGCGTGCGTGACTCCATCTGGTACGACCCCTACACGGTCAGCGCGGACCCGACTAGCTACCGCGCGAGCACGGTAGCTAGTTCCGAGCGCGCGTACTGCATCCCGAAGGCCGTGCTGTTGACCGCCGCGTGCCGAGCGGTCGGCATCCCAGCGCTCCTCGGCTTCGCCGACGTGCGAAACCACCTGCAGACCGATACGTTGCGCGAGCGGATGGGCGGATCTGACGTCTTCGTCTACCACGGCTACAGCCTGATGTTGCTCGACGGCGCATGGGTCAAGGCGACACCGGCCTTCAACCACGAACTGTGCGCACGCTTCGGTGTTGCGCCGATTGAATTCGACGGCCACAACGACGCACTACTGCACAGCTTCACCGCCGACGGCGCGCAGCACATGGAGTACCTTCGCGACCGCGGAGCCTTCGACGACCTGCCACTCACCGAGATCCTGGTAGCGCTGCGTGCACACTACGGGAATTTCATCGAGCAACCGCGCAGCTGTGTAGACCTCTTCGCCAGGGAAGCGAGCCCACATCAGCATGCTGGGTAGGACGCGGGACGATTCACTAGCGATCACCGCATTAACGAGCATCTTCTCGGAATTTCACGGTGATACGCAGGCTATGATTTTTGACGGAGCTAGATTTAGCCGTGACGAATTACTTGATCGCCAAGATTGCGTAATGGTCGCCCCGGAACGGAGGTGGCGGCTCTGAGATGCCATGGTCTAGCGTTGGAAACAAGTGCGGTGCAAACCAATCCGACCTTGCATTCGCTAGGCGAATATATCGTTAAACTTTTTGATCGACTGCCAAAGTTGGTCGACGTTGAAATTGAAAGGATCTAATGTCTACCCCTACTTCACCTTGGATGAACTCTGAACTTCACGAGTTACGCAATCTAGCCGCAAAATTTTTCGCTGCTGAGTTATCGCCCCACGCCGAAAGATTCGCCGAACAGCATCATGTCGATCGTGACCTATGGAACAGGGCGGGAGATTTGGGCTTGCTTTGTATGTCGATACCCGTGGAATACGGCGGCGGCGGGGGTACGTTCGCCCATGAAGCAGTCGTGCTCGAGGAGCAGGCTCGAGTGGGTGACAGCTCATGGGGCGCGGGACTGCACAGCGGGATCGTTGCGCACTACATTCTGCACTATGCCACCGAGGATTTGAAGCGAAAGTGGTTGCCCGGGATGGCATCTGGCGATCTTGTGGGCGCCATCGCCATGACAGAGCCCGGAACCGGCTCGGATCTGCAGAGTGTAAAGACCAAAGCCGTTCTGGACGGCGACGAATACGTGATCACGGGCTCGAAGACCTTCATTACGAACGGCCAACAGGCCGACCTGATCGTGGTAGTGGCC
The sequence above is a segment of the Candidatus Mycobacterium wuenschmannii genome. Coding sequences within it:
- a CDS encoding transglutaminase-like domain-containing protein, with the protein product MSAGHTRNLQPTEFLDWQHEAVQDFAATATRGAHSETDRAIALFTSVRDSIWYDPYTVSADPTSYRASTVASSERAYCIPKAVLLTAACRAVGIPALLGFADVRNHLQTDTLRERMGGSDVFVYHGYSLMLLDGAWVKATPAFNHELCARFGVAPIEFDGHNDALLHSFTADGAQHMEYLRDRGAFDDLPLTEILVALRAHYGNFIEQPRSCVDLFAREASPHQHAG